From one Nitrosococcus halophilus Nc 4 genomic stretch:
- a CDS encoding PhoPQ-activated pathogenicity-related family protein — translation MNQPDPHYNWKLTEKKQDSWGTLAHLELVSQHWRNQFWSHHLMVARPNEVRNPEIGLLLIAGEGDGERYLERLKMMAQQAGAVAAVITQVPNQPLYNGLKEDALIAFTLVQFLKTGDKTWPLLFPMVKSAVRGMDTVQSFVQQAFQQQIEGFVVAGASKRGWTTWLTGALDPRIKGMAPMVIDMLNMEQQLRWSAKVYGRQSEEISDYTELNLHQNQDDPAMVKLRSWIDPYEYRLRYTMPKLLLLGTNDPYWVVDSLRHYWNELPAPKLVFQTPNAGHHLGGGEEAMQTLAAFFQMIADGEELPKMEWKLQPGAAGEASVKVSGDQTARAIRLWTATSADRDFRDERWSSRNLKILPGSSYAAAQVDIPKQGYRAYLFEVEMTTSAGHRYKLSTEARVLPDDIK, via the coding sequence GTGAACCAGCCCGATCCCCATTACAATTGGAAACTGACGGAAAAGAAGCAAGACTCTTGGGGAACACTGGCCCACCTGGAATTGGTTTCTCAACATTGGCGTAATCAGTTCTGGAGCCATCATCTGATGGTGGCGCGGCCTAATGAAGTCCGAAATCCTGAAATTGGTCTTCTCCTGATTGCCGGTGAGGGTGATGGTGAGAGATACCTAGAGCGGTTGAAAATGATGGCTCAACAGGCTGGCGCGGTGGCTGCCGTCATCACCCAAGTTCCTAACCAACCCCTTTATAATGGACTCAAAGAAGACGCCTTAATTGCCTTTACCCTGGTTCAATTTTTAAAAACCGGCGATAAAACTTGGCCTTTACTATTTCCCATGGTAAAGAGCGCCGTCCGGGGTATGGATACCGTGCAGTCTTTTGTCCAACAGGCATTTCAGCAGCAGATTGAAGGATTTGTGGTGGCGGGCGCCTCCAAGCGGGGATGGACTACTTGGTTGACGGGCGCGCTAGATCCGCGGATAAAAGGGATGGCCCCCATGGTCATTGATATGCTGAATATGGAGCAGCAATTGCGTTGGAGTGCAAAAGTCTACGGTAGGCAAAGCGAAGAAATTAGCGATTATACCGAGCTCAATCTCCACCAAAATCAAGATGATCCAGCCATGGTAAAACTGCGCAGTTGGATCGATCCCTATGAATACCGGTTGCGTTACACTATGCCTAAGCTCTTGTTGCTTGGCACCAATGACCCCTATTGGGTGGTGGACTCGTTACGGCACTATTGGAATGAGTTGCCGGCACCCAAATTGGTTTTTCAAACCCCCAATGCGGGACATCACTTAGGGGGGGGAGAAGAAGCCATGCAGACCCTGGCTGCTTTTTTCCAAATGATTGCGGATGGCGAGGAGTTGCCGAAGATGGAATGGAAACTACAACCGGGGGCTGCTGGAGAGGCGAGTGTTAAAGTGTCTGGCGATCAAACCGCTCGGGCGATCCGGCTTTGGACAGCCACTTCAGCGGATCGGGATTTTCGTGATGAGCGTTGGTCAAGCCGAAATCTAAAAATCCTGCCTGGTAGCAGCTATGCGGCAGCCCAGGTGGATATTCCAAAGCAGGGGTATCGCGCCTACCTGTTTGAAGTAGAGATGACCACCTCGGCAGGACATCGGTATAAACTTTCTACAGAAGCCCGAGTCCTACCAGATGATATTAAATAA